A genome region from Natronobeatus ordinarius includes the following:
- a CDS encoding metallophosphoesterase translates to MIALFSDTHSRQGHELENEALAAAREADVVIHAGDFTSQAALEAFREECSTLLAVHGNADEPAVREQLPAERVVDERGIRFAVTHRRDGGETGLAMFGRAHDADVVVSGHTHRPTIVDAGDVLLLNPGSHAQPRGNRPGFAILEPTDEGIVGQLLEPDGTLIEPFEYER, encoded by the coding sequence ATGATTGCCCTTTTCTCTGATACACACAGCAGGCAGGGACACGAACTCGAGAACGAGGCGCTCGCGGCGGCACGGGAAGCGGACGTCGTGATCCACGCAGGCGACTTCACCAGCCAGGCGGCACTCGAGGCGTTCCGCGAGGAGTGTTCGACGCTCCTCGCCGTTCACGGAAACGCAGACGAGCCGGCGGTTCGCGAGCAGCTTCCGGCCGAACGAGTCGTCGACGAACGCGGGATTCGGTTCGCCGTCACACACCGGCGCGACGGCGGCGAGACGGGACTGGCGATGTTCGGCCGGGCACACGACGCAGACGTCGTCGTCTCGGGACACACCCACCGGCCGACGATCGTCGACGCCGGGGACGTCCTCCTTCTCAACCCCGGCAGCCACGCCCAGCCGCGGGGGAACCGGCCGGGCTTTGCGATCCTCGAGCCGACCGACGAGGGCATCGTCGGCCAGCTGCTCGAGCCGGACGGAACGCTCATCGAGCCGTTCGAGTACGAACGGTAA